A genome region from Arachis duranensis cultivar V14167 chromosome 8, aradu.V14167.gnm2.J7QH, whole genome shotgun sequence includes the following:
- the LOC107461206 gene encoding zinc transporter 4, chloroplastic: MFLIEDIWPPLQQFLSNTRLHSASIFQQLPEFMAASTCGDRDAELCRDDSAAFVLKFVAIASILLAGMAGIAIPLIGKHRRFLRTDGNLFVAAKAFAAGVILATGFVHMLSDATDALNNPCLPTSPWHKFPFTGFFAMMAALFTLLLDFVGTQYYERKQGVNRAVEEQARVGTSESGVEDGIVEAKDWSGKVFGEEEKGGMHIVGMHAHAAHHRHNHPHGQDACHGIGGGVRPHDHGHVHGTHEEEDSDVRHVVVSQVLELGIVSHSVIIGLSLGVSQSPCTIRPLIAALSFHQFFEGFALGGCISQAQFKTSSATIMACFFALTTPTGVGIGTAIASVYNPHSAGALVTEGILDSLSAGILVYMALVDLIAADFLSKRMSCNFRLQIVSYCMLFLGAGLMSSLAIWA; the protein is encoded by the exons ATGTTTCTGATTGAG GATATCTGGCCACCACTCCAGCAATTCCTATCGAATACTCGTCTTCATTCAG CATCGATTTTCCAGCAACTGCCGGAATTCATGGCGGCCTCCACATGCGGCGACCGGGATGCCGAGCTCTGCCGTGATGACTCGGCCGCCTTCGTTCTCAAGTTCGTGGCCATCGCCTCCATCCTCCTCGCCGGAATGGCTGGGATCGCCATTCCGCTCATCGGAAAACACCGCAGATTCCTCCGAACAGACGGAAACCTATTCGTCGCCGCGAAGGCCTTTGCGGCGGGTGTCATACTCGCCACCGGGTTCGTCCATATGCTATCAGACGCTACTGATGCGCTGAACAACCCGTGCTTACCAACGTCACCGTGGCACAAGTTTCCGTTCACCGGGTTCTTCGCAATGATGGCGGCTCTCTTTACGCTGCTGCTTGATTTCGTGGGGACTCAGTACTACGAGCGGAAGCAAGGGGTGAACCGTGCGGTGGAGGAGCAGGCGCGAGTCGGAACTTCGGAATCCGGCGTAGAAGACGGGATCGTGGAGGCGAAGGATTGGAGTGGGAAGGTttttggagaagaagagaagggtGGAATGCACATCGTGGGAATGCACGCGCACGCTGCTCACCATAGACATAACCACCCCCATGGCCAGGACGCTTGCCATGGCATTGGTGGCGGCGTCAGGCCCCACGACCACGGCCATGTCCACGGCACGCATGAGGAGGAGGATAGTGACGTCCGCCACGTGGTTGTTTCTCAG GTGCTGGAGCTTGGGATAGTGTCGCACTCAGTGATAATTGGGTTGTCTCTGGGGGTTTCACAGAGCCCATGCACCATAAGGCCCTTAATTGCAGCATTGTCTTTTCATCAATTCTTTGAAGGGTTTGCACTGGGAGGGTGCATCTCCCAGGCACAATTCAAGACCTCATCCGCAACAATAATGGCTTGTTTCTTTGCACTAACCACACCCACCGGTGTTGGGATCGGAACCGCAATCGCGTCGGTGTATAACCCTCACAGTGCGGGTGCACTGGTCACTGAGGGCATACTGGACTCTTTGTCAGCAGGGATTTTGGTGTACATGGCGTTAGTGGACTTGATAGCGGCAGATTTTCTTAGCAAAAGAATGAGTTGTAATTTTAGGCTGCAGATAGTATCTTACTGTATGCTTTTTCTTGGGGCTGGATTGATGTCTTCGCTCGCAATCTGGGCTTGA
- the LOC107461229 gene encoding uncharacterized protein LOC107461229 isoform X2: MAWVPRFNASRIWLPAFLFSLCILFFTPTIPRSHNHHHFVDMRNLLGVPNTINVITNFPFLIVGVLGFVLALDGAVFYISSQGEVYAWVVFYAGIVGVAFGSAYYHLKPDNHRVLWDTLPMMVAFSSLFSALVVERFGQRIGLFCLFALIFAAVLCVVYERNYNDIRFCMIFQLTLPLAIPVIAFMYSSKYTHSRYWFLATGIYLLAKFEGATDKKLYHANNYIISGHSLEHLCLSLIPIVLSIMLIYRESKFQRLVDLKDRHQRGVNDDFSTELYMAETLQHTEQVKTN, translated from the exons ATGGCTTGGGTACCAAGATTCAACGCAAGTCGTATATGGCTACCTgcatttctcttctctctttgcaTCCTCTTCTTCACTCCCACTATCCCTCGCTCCCACAACCACCACCATTTCGTTGACATGCGCAATCTTCTCG GAGTTCCCAACACCATCAATGTCATCACAAATTTCCCTTTCTTAATTGTTGGTGTTCTGGGCTTTGTTCTAGCCCTCGATGGAGCTGTCTTCTACATAAG ttctCAAGGAGAAGTCTATGCTTGGGTAGTATTCTATGCTGGAATAGTAGGCGTGGCTTTTGGTTCTGCTTATTACCATTTGAAGCCTGACAACCACCGTGTGTTGTGGGACACTTTACCG ATGATGGTGGCATTTTCTTCGCTTTTTTCCGCATTGGTTGTTGAGAGATTCGGCCAGAGGATCGGGTTGTTCTGCCTGTTTGCACTCATTTTTGCTGCCGTTCTTTGTGTAGTTTATGAACG AAATTATAATGACATTCGGTTCTGCATGATATTCCAGTTGACTCTTCCTCTAGCTATTCCAGTAATAGCATTTATGTATAGCTCCAAGTACACTCACTCAAGATATTGGTTTCTGGCTACAG GTATTTATCTGCTAGCAAAATTTGAAGGCGCTACTGACAAGAAACTTTACCATGCAAATAACTACATTATCAGCGGGCATTCTTTGGAACACTTATGCTTATCGTTGATCCCAATTGTGCTCAGCATAATGCTCATCTACAGGGAATCTAAGTTTCAAAG GTTAGTTGATCTTAAAGATCGACATCAAAGAGGAGTGAATGATGATTTTTCAACTGAGCTATATATGGCTGAGACTTTACAGCACACTGAGCAAGTCAAAACAAACTAG
- the LOC107461142 gene encoding uncharacterized protein LOC107461142: MSDIVLLKVYYFGQILLQTSEGVRFVCENPLDVVIPFTISFEELKGVICEQINSKRARRISCILYRYPIQVFGGFVQFQMKYVTDEASMQDMFSMYIENQSQLLFIELYVEFEQSEADQNILREDYNSDSEEEFESNYEFVGPDGDGVAGEGAIAPDVSDVATALANDVPFEEPSFMRILDLEAMHVPEFPDYISAEIPFIADGEFAVEMEFSFKEAVIKAINEYTIRRSVDYRVYESEPLTFYAKCTQYGSGCDWLIRVSMISRKYCWVIRRYNGSHTCTRATISQDHSKLDSTTIAEAIKPLVEADPALKIKSVIAEVQSKFNYTVSYRKAWLAKQKAVEKIFGGWEASYEALPIWFEAMCHKEPSAVVHFETMPAYQGDDLATDIRVLHRVFWSYYPCIRAFRHCKPVVQVDGTHLYGKYKGCLLVAVSQDGNNNIVPIAFAIVEGETSDAWHFFLSNLRQHVVTRDGVGLISDRHESINAAVERSNGAWSPPRAFHMFCIRHIESNFLRKFKAPYLQKLVINIGYSRTVREYEYALAFDGGYRWGQMTTNLVEFINSVLKGARNLPVTALVKAIFYRLNELFTRKRAEAEVRINDGYVLSDVVTSKLHANQLASGNIQISCFDRQNEVFEVREMPSGLEFAVDLRGLRCDCGELQVDRIPCRHVFACCANQRLDWQVYVHDLYKMDQVRRVYRARFRPLGNPTTWPAYNGPRFIPNPFLRRVTKGRPKMTRFLNEMDTRMLRRPGDVRYAELRDTAAADAVSQVGQMLTEIASRFLF; the protein is encoded by the exons ATGAGTGACATAGTATTATTGAAGGTGTATTATTTTGGTCAGATTTTGTTACAAACATCTGAAGGAGTCAGATTTGTTTGTGAAAATCCGTTAGATGTTGTGATTCCTTTCACAATCTCATTTGAAGAGCTCAAAGGTGTGATCTGTGAACAGATTAATTCTAAGAGGGCAAGAAGAATATCTTGTATTCTGTATAGATATCCTATACAAGTGTTTGGTGGATTCGTCCAGTTTCAAATGAAATATGTAACGGACGAAGCGAGCATGCAAGATATGTTTTCCATGTATATTGAAAATCAGAGTCAACTCTTGTTCATCgagttgtatgttgagtttgagCAATCTGAGGCTGACCAGAATATTTTACGGGAAGATTACAATAGTGACAGTGAAGAAGAGTTCGAAAGCAACTACGAATTTGTTGGTCCAGATGGAGATGGGGTTGCAGGTGAGGGAGCTATAGCTCCGGATGTGTCTGACGTGGCAACTGCACTGGCAAACGATGTGCCGTTTGAGGAGCCATCATTCATGCGAATTTTGGATTTGGAAGCCATGCATGTTCCGGAGTTTCCGGATTATATCAGTGCAG AAATTCCTTTTATCGCAGATGGTGAATTTGCCGTTGAGATGGAATTCAGTTTCAAGGAAGCTGTTATTAAAGCGATAAACGAGTATACTATTCGAAGAAGCGTAGACTACCGGGTGTATGAATCTGAGCCGTTGACATTTTATGCGAAATGTACACAGTATGGGTCAGGGTGTGATTGGCTTATCCGGGTTAGCATGATCAGCCGGAAGTACTGTTGGGTTATAAGGAGGTATAATGGCAGTCACACATGTACCAGAGCAACAATTTCTCAGGATCATTCGAAGCTGGATTCGACCACAATTGCAGAAGCAATTAAGCCGTTGGTTGAGGCTGACCCCGCCTTAAAGATAAAATCAGTTATAGCAGAGGTGCAATCGAAGTTCAACTACACTGTTAGTTATCGGAAAGCATGGTTGGCAAAGCAAAAGGCAgtggaaaaaatatttggaggcTGGGAAGCATCGTACGAAGCGTTGCCTATTTGGTTTGAGGCCATGTGTCACAAGGAGCCGTCAGCTGTTGTTCATTTTGAGACTATGCCTGCATATCAAGGCGATGACTTGGCGACTGATATTCGAGTGTTGCATCGTGTCTTTTGGAGTTATTACCCCTGCATTAGAGCATTCAGACATTGTAAGCCAGTTGTCCAGGTGGATGGGACTCATTTGTACGGAAAGTACAAGGGTTGTCTACTAGTGGCAGTGTCACAGGATGGCAACAACAATATCGTCCCAATTGCGTTTGCGATTGTGGAGGGAGAGACTTCAGATGCGTGGCACTTTTTTCTAAGTAACCTTCGTCAGCATGTTGTCACTCGGGATGGTGTGGGACTGATATCCGACCGTCACGAATCCATAAATGCAGCTGTGGAAAGGAGTAACGGGGCTTGGTCACCTCCTAGAGCTTTTCATATGTTTTGCATCAGGCATATAGAGTCGAACTTTCTGAGAAAATTCAAGGCGCCGTACTTGCAGAAACTGGTCATCAACATAG GATATTCGAGGACGGTGCGGGAGTACGAG TATGCGTTGGCTTTTGACGGTGGATATCGATGGGGTCAGATGACGACAAATCTAGTGGAATTCATCAATTCAGTATTGAAGGGTGCACGCAATCTCCCCGTGACTGCTCTTGTGAAGGCCATATTCTACAGGCTTAACGAGTTGTTTACACGAAAAAGAGCGGAGGCGGAAGTCCGGATTAATGATGGCTATGTGCTTTCTGATGTCGTGACCTCAAAGTTGCATGCAAACCAACTTGCATCAGGAAACATTCAGATTAGTTGCTTTGACCGGCAGAATGAGGTCTTTGAGGTGCGTGAGATGCCAAGTGGACTAGAGTTTGCAGTGGACCTACGTGGCCTTCGATGTGACTGTGGTGAGCTTCAGGTTGACCGGATCCCCTGTCGACATGTGTTTGCATGTTGTGCCAACCAGAGACTGGATTGGCAAGTGTATGTTCATGATTTGTATAAGATGGACCAAGTTCGTCGGGTGTACCGAGCAAGGTTTAGGCCACTTGGTAACCCCACCACATGGCCTGCTTACAATGGACCTCGGTTTATCCCGAATCCGTTCCTGAGACGCGTCACAAAAGGTCGCCCCAAAATGACGCGTttcttgaatgagatggacACGCGAATGTTACGTCGGCCAGGCGATGTACGCTATGCGGAGCTGAGGGACACAGCCGCAGCAGATGCCGTCAGCCAGGTGGGGCAAATGCTGACAGAGATCGCCAGTAGATTCTTATTCTGA
- the LOC107461229 gene encoding uncharacterized protein LOC107461229 isoform X1, protein MAWVPRFNASRIWLPAFLFSLCILFFTPTIPRSHNHHHFVDMRNLLGVPNTINVITNFPFLIVGVLGFVLALDGAVFYISSQGEVYAWVVFYAGIVGVAFGSAYYHLKPDNHRVLWDTLPVGIADQMMVAFSSLFSALVVERFGQRIGLFCLFALIFAAVLCVVYERNYNDIRFCMIFQLTLPLAIPVIAFMYSSKYTHSRYWFLATGIYLLAKFEGATDKKLYHANNYIISGHSLEHLCLSLIPIVLSIMLIYRESKFQRLVDLKDRHQRGVNDDFSTELYMAETLQHTEQVKTN, encoded by the exons ATGGCTTGGGTACCAAGATTCAACGCAAGTCGTATATGGCTACCTgcatttctcttctctctttgcaTCCTCTTCTTCACTCCCACTATCCCTCGCTCCCACAACCACCACCATTTCGTTGACATGCGCAATCTTCTCG GAGTTCCCAACACCATCAATGTCATCACAAATTTCCCTTTCTTAATTGTTGGTGTTCTGGGCTTTGTTCTAGCCCTCGATGGAGCTGTCTTCTACATAAG ttctCAAGGAGAAGTCTATGCTTGGGTAGTATTCTATGCTGGAATAGTAGGCGTGGCTTTTGGTTCTGCTTATTACCATTTGAAGCCTGACAACCACCGTGTGTTGTGGGACACTTTACCGGTTGGTATTGCAGACCAA ATGATGGTGGCATTTTCTTCGCTTTTTTCCGCATTGGTTGTTGAGAGATTCGGCCAGAGGATCGGGTTGTTCTGCCTGTTTGCACTCATTTTTGCTGCCGTTCTTTGTGTAGTTTATGAACG AAATTATAATGACATTCGGTTCTGCATGATATTCCAGTTGACTCTTCCTCTAGCTATTCCAGTAATAGCATTTATGTATAGCTCCAAGTACACTCACTCAAGATATTGGTTTCTGGCTACAG GTATTTATCTGCTAGCAAAATTTGAAGGCGCTACTGACAAGAAACTTTACCATGCAAATAACTACATTATCAGCGGGCATTCTTTGGAACACTTATGCTTATCGTTGATCCCAATTGTGCTCAGCATAATGCTCATCTACAGGGAATCTAAGTTTCAAAG GTTAGTTGATCTTAAAGATCGACATCAAAGAGGAGTGAATGATGATTTTTCAACTGAGCTATATATGGCTGAGACTTTACAGCACACTGAGCAAGTCAAAACAAACTAG
- the LOC107461143 gene encoding uncharacterized protein LOC107461143: MAADAGQSQYGNQAEFLAGRYSLDARLPCHTSSVASGGFVSVDSSRSEGRRGVLNSENPNRVSMGPVQEDANTPEQDTNAYIVDEPDEDDDDEEDEIEEFDEDEESRNDGQAHTPDDKGKGYNLRIDPPRRSANRYTPSVFKKAAKRCKNFVNDVKWAMRK; this comes from the exons ATGGCTGCAGATGCCGGACAATCACAGTATGGCAATCAAGCTGAGTTCCTGGCGGGTAGATATTCATTGGATGCGAGGCTCCCTTGCCATACCTCATCGGTCGCTTCTGGAGGGTTCGTATCTGTTGACTCTAGTAGAAGTGAAGGTAGACGCGGAGTACTTAATAGTGAAAATCCTAACCGTGTCTCCATGGGACCTGTTCAAGAAGATGCTAACACACCCGAGCAAGACACGAATGCGTACATAGTAGATGAACCGGATGAGGACGACGATGATGAGGAGGATGAAATAGAGGAGTTCGATGAGGATGAGGAATCCCGCAATGATG GTCAGGCACACACTCCAGATGACAAAGGCAAAGGTTACAATCTGAGGATTGATCCGCCACGTCGCAGCGCTAATCGATACACTCCATCTGTGTTCAAAAAAGCCGCAAAGAGATGCAAGAACTTCGTCAATGATGTCAAGTGGGCAATGAGAAAGTAG